A window of the Leptolyngbya subtilissima AS-A7 genome harbors these coding sequences:
- a CDS encoding FkbM family methyltransferase: MGYPPDLEQQIKRINTFEEKYPAPDAHQCYGLGKWLKRDLALREGIPLHIHMDHGVRISEAMTNCDLFATQPIFFTSAAQRNEYVKQTGKQAYVSGSPFVACRILNQIKSDPNARGTVAFPVHSTHLIDVVIDWEKYADDLLNLPAEYQPVTVCLYWKDLLAGRHTPFIKRSMTVVTTGHMADPDFATTFYAILRQHRYCTSNMVGSYTFYAVEMGIPFFIHGMPPVFNNHGHDHNRPTGTYTVDNLADDREKRDFLEFQNLFELDVNAGVTISDRARALCLSKLGLGQADSKATLRRVIYQAWANHVARWPINKAHGAVKKLRRLAQPTKSRLNQALTGNIRQLEGVDIPASKMISPIIRQTINSGVYEFGEISLLKKYLDKQDTVMEIGGGIGFLSGYCAKKVGSERVFTYEANPVLKEAIQTLHAKNGVSPTVAIAMVANTNDTSKTEKFYVTPDFWSSSPIQPTTEIVDRVIEVPVKSFKQELEKNQPTLLVVDIEGGEYDLFAQATLNTVRKLIVEVHYAVLGPEKVAALKTTFSNLGFELVEAITNCDDEIWYLQRSPL; this comes from the coding sequence ATGGGCTACCCCCCTGACCTAGAGCAACAGATCAAACGCATCAACACTTTTGAGGAAAAATACCCTGCCCCAGATGCGCACCAGTGCTACGGCTTGGGTAAATGGCTCAAGCGTGATCTAGCCTTGCGCGAGGGCATTCCTCTGCACATTCATATGGATCATGGGGTTCGCATCAGCGAGGCCATGACTAATTGCGATCTGTTTGCTACTCAGCCCATCTTTTTCACCAGTGCTGCCCAGCGGAATGAGTACGTCAAGCAAACTGGCAAGCAGGCCTACGTTAGCGGTTCGCCCTTTGTCGCCTGCCGCATCCTTAACCAAATTAAATCAGACCCAAATGCTAGAGGCACCGTCGCTTTTCCCGTCCATTCCACTCACCTAATTGACGTGGTAATCGACTGGGAAAAGTATGCCGACGATTTGCTCAACCTGCCCGCCGAGTATCAACCCGTCACAGTGTGCCTGTATTGGAAAGATCTGCTGGCTGGGCGGCATACCCCATTCATCAAGCGGAGTATGACGGTGGTGACCACTGGGCATATGGCTGACCCTGACTTCGCCACCACTTTTTATGCCATCCTGCGGCAGCACCGCTACTGTACTAGCAATATGGTGGGGTCTTACACCTTTTACGCCGTCGAGATGGGGATTCCATTCTTTATTCACGGCATGCCGCCAGTTTTCAACAACCACGGCCACGACCACAACCGCCCAACCGGTACCTACACCGTTGACAATCTGGCAGACGATCGCGAGAAGCGCGACTTTTTAGAATTTCAAAATTTGTTTGAACTGGATGTAAATGCAGGAGTGACAATCAGCGATCGCGCTCGTGCCCTCTGCCTGAGCAAATTAGGCCTCGGCCAAGCCGATAGCAAAGCCACTCTGCGCCGGGTTATCTACCAGGCCTGGGCCAACCATGTGGCCCGGTGGCCCATCAATAAAGCCCATGGCGCTGTGAAAAAGCTGCGGCGGTTAGCCCAACCGACAAAATCGCGGCTGAACCAGGCACTCACCGGCAATATCCGTCAGCTCGAAGGAGTCGATATTCCTGCTAGCAAGATGATTTCGCCGATTATTCGGCAGACCATTAATTCAGGCGTCTACGAGTTTGGCGAGATCAGCCTGCTAAAAAAGTACCTGGACAAGCAAGATACAGTGATGGAAATTGGCGGTGGCATTGGCTTCTTGTCGGGCTATTGCGCCAAAAAAGTTGGTTCTGAGCGGGTGTTTACCTACGAGGCCAACCCGGTGCTGAAAGAGGCTATTCAAACCTTACATGCTAAAAATGGGGTTAGCCCAACGGTGGCGATCGCCATGGTGGCCAACACCAACGACACCAGCAAAACCGAAAAGTTTTACGTCACCCCAGACTTTTGGAGTTCGTCACCAATACAACCCACTACTGAAATTGTGGATCGGGTGATCGAAGTGCCAGTCAAATCTTTTAAGCAAGAGCTGGAAAAAAATCAGCCCACTCTGCTGGTGGTCGACATTGAGGGTGGGGAGTATGACCTGTTTGCCCAGGCCACCCTAAATACCGTACGCAAGCTCATTGTTGAGGTGCACTATGCGGTGCTGGGGCCAGAAAAAGTAGCGGCCCTTAAAACAACCTTTAGCAATCTAGGCTTTGAGCTGGTTGAGGCGATCACTAACTGTGATGATGAGATCTGGTATTTGCAGCGATCGCCCCTCTAA
- the pseI gene encoding pseudaminic acid synthase, which produces MKTINICNYELGDTAQPFVIAEMSGNHNQSLARALEIVDAAAKAGAHGLKIQTYTADTMTLDIKEGEFFIKDPNSLWQGNSLYSLYQQAHTPWEWHQPIFDRCKELGLVGFSSPFDATAVDFLETLDVPCYKIASFENTDLPLIRKVASTGKPMIISTGMATIAELDEAVRTARAAGCQDLILLKCTSTYPASPANANIMTIPHLRQLFDVQVGLSDHTMGIGVAVASVALGATLIEKHFTLSRADGGVDSAFSMEPDELHQLVVETERAWQSLGQVSYGATKDEEKSVRFRRSLYVGQPMEAGEVFTANNLRIIRPGFGLAPKYFDDLIGKPVKKATPAGTPVTWDLIL; this is translated from the coding sequence ATGAAGACCATAAATATTTGCAATTATGAATTAGGTGATACTGCTCAGCCATTTGTAATTGCTGAAATGTCTGGCAACCATAATCAGTCTTTGGCTCGGGCGCTAGAAATTGTGGATGCGGCAGCCAAGGCAGGGGCACATGGTTTGAAGATCCAAACCTACACTGCTGATACTATGACTCTCGATATCAAAGAGGGTGAGTTCTTTATTAAAGACCCTAATAGTCTTTGGCAAGGGAATTCACTTTACAGTTTATATCAACAGGCTCATACCCCTTGGGAATGGCACCAGCCCATCTTCGATCGCTGCAAAGAGCTTGGCCTAGTCGGCTTTAGCAGCCCTTTCGATGCCACCGCCGTCGATTTTCTTGAAACTCTCGATGTCCCCTGCTACAAAATAGCCTCGTTTGAAAATACCGACCTGCCGCTGATTCGCAAAGTGGCCAGCACCGGCAAACCTATGATTATCTCTACCGGGATGGCAACCATTGCCGAACTGGACGAAGCTGTGCGCACAGCTCGTGCTGCCGGATGCCAAGACTTGATCTTGCTTAAATGCACTAGCACCTACCCGGCCAGTCCTGCCAACGCCAACATTATGACTATTCCCCACCTGCGCCAGCTGTTTGATGTGCAGGTAGGTCTGTCAGATCACACTATGGGCATTGGCGTTGCCGTTGCCAGCGTTGCCTTGGGGGCCACCCTGATCGAAAAGCACTTCACCCTTAGCCGAGCCGATGGTGGGGTAGACTCGGCCTTTTCCATGGAGCCGGACGAACTGCACCAGCTAGTCGTCGAGACTGAGCGGGCCTGGCAGTCGTTGGGCCAGGTCAGCTATGGGGCCACGAAAGATGAAGAAAAATCGGTAAGATTTAGGCGCAGTCTGTATGTGGGGCAACCTATGGAGGCAGGTGAGGTATTCACCGCCAATAACCTGCGCATCATTCGGCCCGGGTTTGGTTTGGCACCCAAATATTTTGATGATTTGATTGGCAAACCCGTCAAAAAAGCCACTCCAGCAGGCACCCCCGTCACCTGGGATTTGATTTTATAA
- the pseG gene encoding UDP-2,4-diacetamido-2,4,6-trideoxy-beta-L-altropyranose hydrolase: MQVLFRADASTQIGTGHVMRCLALAQACLAEGGQAHFLMGCEGATLTQRLTSEGVGVSYGSVPWASEADAQNTIALAKDLQADWVVVDGYHFGAEYQKWLKDVGTKLLVLDDYGHATHYWADIVLNQNITAEEEIYASRESYTKLLLGTRYALLREEFWPWRSWKRQISPIASKVLVTLGGSDPNNITLAVIQALQEAKIAGLEAVVVAGASNPHCSELAQAVKGWEKSITLKQNVTNMPELMAWADLAITAGGSTCWETAFMGLPSMVITLVENQTAIVKTLSSLDVVVSISSHEAFEINSFAHCLEKYLKQQELRSSLSKKFSNLVDGYGSERLAMVIQESLIRLRPVNEEDCLLLWHWANDPVTRASSFSSELISWHQHIQWFNAKIKSENCTIYIALNNRDQPIGLIRYEVDAKNEAVVSINIASQYRGMGYASSIIEKSSSKMLKNSKLHQLNAYVKQDNLASIKAFLKAGFKQTDKPFSETSNSKLSAIHLIKQNHYF, translated from the coding sequence ATGCAGGTTTTGTTTCGAGCTGATGCATCTACACAAATAGGAACAGGTCACGTAATGCGATGCCTAGCCTTGGCTCAAGCCTGCCTTGCTGAGGGGGGGCAAGCTCATTTTTTGATGGGGTGTGAAGGGGCTACCCTAACGCAGCGGCTAACTAGTGAAGGAGTTGGGGTGAGCTATGGGTCTGTGCCATGGGCCAGCGAGGCCGATGCCCAAAACACCATTGCTCTAGCAAAAGATTTGCAGGCTGATTGGGTTGTCGTTGACGGCTACCACTTTGGTGCAGAGTACCAAAAATGGCTTAAGGATGTAGGGACAAAACTTTTAGTGCTGGATGATTATGGCCACGCAACGCACTATTGGGCTGACATAGTCCTCAATCAAAATATTACTGCTGAGGAAGAAATTTACGCTAGCCGAGAATCTTATACTAAGTTGTTGCTGGGCACTCGCTATGCATTGCTGAGAGAGGAGTTTTGGCCCTGGCGCAGTTGGAAACGGCAAATTAGTCCCATAGCATCAAAGGTGCTGGTTACTCTGGGTGGATCTGACCCCAACAACATTACTTTGGCCGTAATTCAGGCGTTGCAAGAGGCTAAGATTGCGGGGCTAGAGGCAGTTGTAGTAGCCGGAGCTAGCAACCCCCATTGTAGTGAGTTAGCCCAAGCAGTAAAAGGTTGGGAGAAAAGCATTACCCTGAAGCAAAACGTGACCAACATGCCTGAACTTATGGCTTGGGCTGATTTGGCAATTACAGCAGGCGGAAGCACCTGCTGGGAAACTGCCTTTATGGGATTGCCAAGCATGGTGATCACATTGGTCGAGAACCAGACTGCAATCGTGAAAACTCTCTCTAGCTTAGATGTCGTTGTTAGCATTAGCTCTCATGAAGCTTTTGAGATAAATTCTTTCGCTCATTGCTTAGAGAAATACCTTAAGCAGCAGGAGTTACGTTCGAGCCTATCGAAAAAATTCAGCAACTTAGTAGATGGATATGGCTCTGAGCGATTAGCGATGGTTATACAGGAGAGTCTTATCAGGCTCAGACCTGTAAATGAAGAGGATTGCTTACTGCTTTGGCATTGGGCTAATGATCCAGTAACTAGAGCTTCTTCATTCTCGTCAGAACTTATTTCTTGGCACCAGCATATTCAATGGTTTAATGCCAAGATTAAATCTGAGAATTGTACAATATATATCGCTCTAAATAATAGAGATCAACCTATTGGTTTAATTCGGTATGAAGTTGATGCCAAAAATGAAGCCGTGGTCTCAATTAACATCGCTAGTCAATATAGAGGGATGGGTTACGCCAGTTCAATCATTGAAAAATCTTCCTCAAAGATGCTGAAAAATTCAAAACTGCATCAGTTAAATGCATATGTTAAGCAAGATAACTTGGCATCTATTAAAGCCTTTCTAAAGGCAGGATTTAAGCAAACTGACAAGCCGTTTTCAGAGACTAGCAATAGCAAGCTAAGTGCAATTCATTTAATAAAACAAAATCACTATTTTTAA